A single genomic interval of Alphaproteobacteria bacterium harbors:
- a CDS encoding glutathione S-transferase family protein → MIELHHNGLSTCSQKVRLVLAEKGLEWQGQHLDLWRGEQQRPEYLALNPGGVVPTLVDGGRVIIESSVIMEYLDEAFPEPALKPGGAAERAAMRLWTKQLDEGVHGATSTLSNAVAFRYLFLDGAGGLDEARLQRMPDPARRARKREQILEGMESPLFAAALGRIKRLFADMESALERQPWLAGDGLSLADLALAPTLGRIEQLHFQGLLAARPQLAEWFGRMQARASYAEAVTAWLEQDDLDLMAEKGEAAWPRAAEILA, encoded by the coding sequence GTGATCGAACTGCACCACAACGGGCTCTCGACGTGCTCCCAGAAGGTCCGGCTGGTGCTGGCCGAGAAGGGGCTCGAGTGGCAGGGGCAGCATCTTGATCTTTGGCGGGGCGAGCAGCAGCGGCCGGAATACCTGGCTCTCAATCCGGGCGGCGTGGTGCCGACGCTGGTCGATGGGGGCCGGGTGATCATCGAATCCTCGGTGATCATGGAATACCTCGACGAGGCCTTTCCGGAGCCGGCCCTGAAGCCCGGCGGCGCCGCTGAACGGGCTGCCATGCGGCTTTGGACCAAGCAGTTGGACGAAGGGGTACACGGCGCCACCAGCACGCTGAGCAACGCCGTGGCGTTTCGTTATCTTTTTCTCGACGGGGCCGGCGGGTTGGACGAGGCGCGGCTGCAACGGATGCCCGATCCGGCGCGCCGGGCGCGCAAGCGCGAACAGATCCTCGAGGGCATGGAAAGCCCGCTCTTTGCCGCCGCGCTGGGGCGCATCAAACGGCTGTTTGCCGACATGGAATCGGCGCTGGAGCGCCAGCCCTGGCTGGCCGGCGATGGTTTATCGTTGGCCGACCTGGCCCTGGCGCCGACGCTGGGCCGCATCGAGCAACTGCACTTCCAGGGTCTGCTGGCCGCCCGGCCGCAGCTCGCGGAGTGGTTCGGCCGGATGCAGGCCCGGGCCAGCTATGCCGAGGCCGTTACCGCCTGGCTGGAGCAGGATGATCTGGACCTGATGGCGGAAAAGGGCGAGGCTGCCTGGCCCCGGGCGGCGGAAATACTGGCTTAA
- a CDS encoding NAD(P)-dependent oxidoreductase gives MNQAIAFLGLGAMGYPMAGHLAQAGHTVTIYNRTAAKAAAWVAEYGGGQAASPAAAAAGADVVISCVGGDDDVRQIALGPGGALAAMAPGSLLIDHTTTSAELAREVAAAALGQKIEFVDAPIAGGIKGARAGVLSIMAGGNAAAVARAGAIVAPYARGFEHMGPVGAGQLTKMVNQICASGIIQSLAEGLAFAQRAGLDDAKVIEVIAKGSAASFQIGNRAQTMQRRDFSAGGTISLLDKDLGLCLEEAARLGLELPVLELVKGFYADIVEQGEGQHDAAALIARLDGVEE, from the coding sequence ATGAATCAAGCGATCGCATTTCTCGGTCTCGGCGCCATGGGCTACCCCATGGCCGGACATCTGGCCCAGGCCGGCCACACGGTGACGATCTACAACCGCACGGCCGCCAAGGCCGCGGCCTGGGTGGCGGAGTATGGCGGCGGCCAGGCCGCTTCGCCGGCCGCGGCGGCGGCGGGGGCTGACGTGGTCATTAGCTGCGTCGGCGGCGACGACGACGTGCGCCAGATCGCACTGGGCCCCGGCGGCGCGCTGGCGGCCATGGCACCTGGCAGCCTGCTGATCGACCACACCACGACCTCGGCTGAACTGGCGCGCGAGGTGGCGGCGGCGGCTTTGGGACAGAAAATCGAATTCGTCGACGCGCCGATCGCCGGCGGCATCAAGGGGGCCCGGGCCGGTGTGCTTTCGATCATGGCTGGCGGCAACGCGGCGGCGGTGGCCCGGGCCGGCGCCATCGTCGCGCCCTACGCCCGCGGTTTCGAGCACATGGGGCCGGTGGGTGCCGGCCAGCTCACCAAGATGGTCAACCAGATCTGCGCCAGCGGCATCATCCAGTCGCTGGCCGAGGGTTTGGCCTTCGCCCAGCGCGCCGGCCTCGACGATGCCAAGGTCATCGAGGTCATCGCCAAGGGCTCGGCCGCCTCGTTCCAGATCGGCAACCGAGCCCAGACCATGCAACGCCGAGATTTCAGCGCCGGCGGCACCATAAGCCTGCTCGACAAAGACCTGGGCTTATGCCTCGAAGAAGCGGCACGGCTCGGCCTCGAGCTGCCGGTCCTGGAACTGGTCAAGGGCTTCTACGCCGACATCGTCGAACAGGGCGAAGGCCAGCACGACGCCGCCGCCCTGATCGCCAGGCTCGACGGGGTCGAAGAATAA
- a CDS encoding flavin reductase family protein has translation MFYETHAPHGLPHNPFKALVAPRPIGWISTLSQDGVANLAPYSYFNAIGNAPPMVMFAPNGRVGGRLKDTLTNVSETGEFVVNIVSEALKDAMNETARHVPAESDEFALAGLTPEPSRLVKPPRVAESPAHLECRHHQTIELPADDAEVPQFIVLGQVVGVHIDDAVLRDGMVDMAKLRPLARLGYFDYSVVDNFFSMPTPD, from the coding sequence ATGTTCTATGAAACCCACGCCCCCCACGGCCTGCCCCACAACCCCTTCAAGGCCCTGGTGGCGCCCCGGCCCATCGGCTGGATCTCGACGCTGAGCCAGGACGGTGTGGCCAACCTGGCGCCCTACAGCTACTTCAACGCCATCGGCAACGCGCCGCCCATGGTCATGTTCGCGCCCAACGGCCGCGTTGGGGGCCGCCTCAAGGACACGCTGACCAACGTCAGCGAGACCGGCGAATTCGTCGTCAACATCGTCAGCGAGGCCCTCAAGGACGCCATGAACGAAACCGCCCGCCACGTACCGGCGGAAAGCGACGAGTTCGCCCTGGCCGGCCTCACCCCCGAGCCCAGCCGCCTGGTCAAGCCGCCGCGGGTGGCCGAGAGCCCGGCCCATCTCGAATGCCGCCACCACCAGACCATCGAGCTGCCGGCCGACGACGCCGAGGTGCCCCAGTTCATCGTGCTGGGCCAGGTCGTGGGCGTACATATCGACGACGCCGTGCTGCGGGACGGCATGGTCGACATGGCCAAGCTCAGGCCGCTGGCTAGGCTGGGTTACTTCGACTACTCCGTGGTCGATAATTTCTTCAGTATGCCGACCCCGGACTGA
- a CDS encoding electron transfer flavoprotein subunit alpha/FixB family protein, whose product MTASGILVVAEADEGEASALSFELLGLARTLAPALGGEVTAVVLGAEVGGAAAALAAGGADTVIQVEADALAPYQAEAWLPDLAAVAGELTPAAIVIAHTAQGADLAPRLAFRLGAGIATGCIAAEVAEGRLRLTRPCYGGNAHEVLSFNAPPAVVTVKPKCFEAPPPHQGQVVVRASVLDPASVRTQVRDIRREAADGVRLESADVVVAGGGGMQGPKAFDLARELAGLWGGAVGASRVACDLGWCPPGYQVGLSGRTVAPELYLALGISGAGQHMAGCANAKTIVAINTDAEAPIFKHARFGLVADCHELLPALIAAVKARG is encoded by the coding sequence ATGACGGCAAGCGGTATCCTGGTGGTGGCCGAGGCGGACGAGGGAGAGGCGAGCGCGCTTTCCTTCGAGCTCCTGGGACTTGCCCGCACCCTGGCGCCGGCGCTGGGTGGCGAGGTTACGGCCGTGGTCCTGGGCGCCGAAGTGGGGGGCGCCGCGGCGGCCCTGGCGGCCGGCGGCGCCGATACGGTCATTCAGGTGGAGGCGGATGCCCTCGCGCCCTATCAGGCCGAGGCCTGGCTGCCCGACCTCGCCGCCGTTGCCGGCGAACTGACGCCGGCAGCCATCGTCATCGCTCACACGGCGCAAGGCGCCGATTTGGCACCGCGATTGGCCTTCCGGCTGGGTGCCGGCATCGCCACCGGCTGCATCGCCGCCGAAGTGGCCGAGGGACGCCTCAGGCTGACCCGCCCCTGCTACGGTGGCAACGCCCACGAAGTGCTGTCGTTCAACGCGCCACCGGCCGTCGTCACGGTCAAACCCAAGTGCTTCGAGGCGCCGCCGCCGCACCAGGGCCAGGTGGTGGTGCGCGCGAGCGTGCTGGATCCGGCCTCGGTCCGCACCCAGGTCCGCGACATCAGGCGCGAGGCCGCTGACGGCGTGCGCCTGGAAAGCGCCGACGTGGTGGTGGCCGGCGGCGGCGGCATGCAGGGACCCAAAGCCTTCGACTTGGCCCGCGAGCTGGCCGGGCTCTGGGGCGGCGCCGTCGGCGCCAGCCGCGTCGCCTGCGACCTGGGCTGGTGTCCGCCGGGCTACCAGGTCGGCCTTTCGGGCCGCACCGTGGCGCCCGAGCTTTATCTGGCGCTGGGCATCTCGGGCGCCGGCCAGCACATGGCCGGCTGTGCCAACGCCAAGACCATCGTCGCCATCAATACCGACGCCGAGGCGCCGATCTTCAAGCACGCGCGATTCGGCCTGGTGGCCGATTGCCACGAATTGCTGCCGGCCCTGATTGCCGCGGTCAAGGCCCGAGGCTGA
- a CDS encoding electron transfer flavoprotein subunit beta/FixA family protein → MHVVVCVKEIPDPEIAASVFRVDEEACRVIPLPGLPFVVNPFDEQAIEAALRLRDGGTEARISLLCLGAQSARAIIKNGLALGADEAFLLSDPAFDDGDGFTTALALSRAIAKIGDVDLVLAGRQAADGDAGIVGSGIAELLDLPAVTFAGSLLLDDGSLVVERVLDDSGETVATTLPAVVTIAHELGRVRHASLRETMKAARKPITEWTAADLDLSADQVGAAGARRVLERLYVPVNDIVCEFIGGDDADGQATALLDRLLAERVLEAP, encoded by the coding sequence GTGCACGTCGTCGTCTGCGTCAAGGAGATCCCCGACCCGGAAATCGCCGCCAGCGTCTTCCGGGTCGACGAGGAAGCGTGCCGGGTGATCCCGCTGCCCGGCCTGCCTTTCGTCGTAAACCCCTTCGACGAACAGGCCATCGAAGCGGCGTTGCGCCTGCGCGACGGCGGCACCGAGGCGCGCATTAGTTTGCTTTGCCTGGGAGCCCAATCCGCCCGCGCCATCATCAAGAATGGCCTGGCGCTGGGGGCGGACGAAGCCTTCCTGCTCAGTGACCCGGCCTTCGACGATGGTGACGGCTTCACCACGGCGCTCGCCTTGTCACGGGCCATCGCCAAGATCGGCGATGTCGACCTCGTGCTCGCCGGGCGCCAGGCGGCCGACGGCGATGCCGGCATCGTCGGCAGCGGTATCGCCGAACTGCTGGACCTGCCGGCCGTCACTTTCGCCGGCAGCCTGCTGCTCGACGACGGCAGCCTGGTGGTCGAGCGCGTGCTGGACGACAGCGGCGAGACCGTGGCCACGACGCTGCCGGCGGTCGTCACCATCGCCCACGAACTGGGCCGTGTGCGCCACGCCAGCCTGCGCGAGACCATGAAGGCGGCGCGCAAGCCGATCACGGAATGGACGGCGGCCGATTTGGATTTGTCGGCCGACCAGGTCGGCGCCGCCGGGGCGCGGCGCGTGCTGGAGCGGCTCTACGTTCCCGTCAACGACATCGTCTGCGAATTCATCGGCGGTGACGATGCCGACGGCCAGGCTACGGCGCTGCTCGATCGCTTGCTGGCCGAGCGGGTACTGGAGGCACCATGA
- a CDS encoding molybdopterin-dependent oxidoreductase — MPRKEIEGEFVRGWPDRKRARPQIFKDVEGRVVSTRMPLLEMEGLITPTDASYILAQLQVPDPVHPEDYEFSVFGEVENPGTWTLEDVRRLPGRSVRAVIECAGNDADFFDYLEAGSNMAKPSFEIDPEDERLHWSLSGKEREDMPEADDLQSAIDITCLVSGGEWTGVPLHELLDRVGLKSNAVAIRFEGWDEGRPDPIYIYRSVGRTDFEVFDPGIINFDKGLPIAKALHPDTILAWAQNGEWLQHLHGAPLRLIVPGWAGNWWVKWIHKIEVMDHMPDCYHQTHYFVDGKSPDDPDKKMMTALGVKSIITDPQDHYSPLPRGSHMVRGLAWSGEGEITGVEVSLDEGQSWRQAHVEYSPDRWLWKRWSYLWEVDKPGDYTILARARDETERMQPQTEWNFMRKHFDGIVPTRITIE, encoded by the coding sequence ATGCCGAGGAAGGAAATCGAAGGCGAGTTCGTCCGTGGCTGGCCCGATCGCAAACGGGCTCGGCCGCAGATCTTCAAGGACGTGGAAGGACGCGTGGTGTCGACGCGCATGCCGCTGCTGGAGATGGAAGGACTGATCACGCCCACCGATGCCTCCTACATCCTGGCCCAATTGCAGGTGCCCGATCCGGTTCACCCCGAGGACTACGAGTTTTCCGTTTTCGGCGAGGTCGAGAACCCCGGCACCTGGACCCTCGAAGACGTGCGCCGGCTGCCCGGCCGCAGCGTACGCGCGGTCATCGAGTGTGCCGGCAACGATGCCGACTTCTTCGACTACCTCGAGGCGGGCAGCAACATGGCCAAGCCCTCGTTCGAGATCGACCCCGAGGACGAACGCCTGCACTGGAGCCTGAGCGGCAAGGAGAGAGAGGACATGCCCGAGGCCGACGATCTGCAGTCGGCGATCGACATTACCTGCCTGGTCAGCGGCGGCGAATGGACCGGCGTGCCCTTGCACGAGTTGCTCGACCGCGTCGGCCTCAAATCCAATGCCGTGGCCATCCGTTTCGAGGGCTGGGACGAGGGCCGGCCCGATCCCATCTACATCTACCGCTCGGTCGGCCGTACCGACTTCGAGGTCTTCGATCCCGGCATCATCAACTTCGACAAGGGCCTGCCCATCGCAAAGGCCCTGCACCCCGACACCATCCTGGCCTGGGCGCAGAACGGCGAATGGCTGCAGCACCTGCACGGCGCGCCGCTCAGGCTGATCGTGCCGGGCTGGGCCGGCAACTGGTGGGTCAAGTGGATCCACAAGATCGAAGTCATGGACCACATGCCGGACTGCTACCACCAGACCCATTACTTCGTCGACGGCAAGTCGCCCGACGACCCCGACAAGAAGATGATGACGGCGCTGGGCGTCAAAAGCATCATCACCGATCCCCAGGATCACTATTCGCCGCTGCCTCGCGGCAGCCACATGGTGCGCGGCTTGGCCTGGAGCGGCGAGGGCGAGATCACAGGCGTCGAAGTCAGCCTCGACGAAGGCCAAAGCTGGCGGCAGGCGCATGTCGAATATTCGCCCGACCGCTGGCTCTGGAAGCGCTGGTCCTATCTCTGGGAGGTCGACAAGCCGGGTGATTACACCATCCTGGCCCGGGCTCGCGACGAGACCGAACGGATGCAGCCGCAGACCGAATGGAACTTCATGCGCAAGCACTTCGACGGCATCGTGCCCACCCGGATAACCATCGAATAG
- a CDS encoding molybdopterin-dependent oxidoreductase, with translation MPRKEIEGEFVHGWPDRKRPRPQLFKDVEGRVVGSRVPILELEGLVAPTDTTFIQAQVQMPEPVHPEDYEFSVFGEVENPGQWTLEDVRRLPGRTVRAVVECAGNDADFFDYLAEGSNMARPSLEIDPEDERLHWRLGGQERGPMPEAEELLSSIPSTCLVYGGEWTGVPLSELLDRVGVKSSAVAVRFEGWDEGRPDPIIIYRSAGRTDFETFDPGVINFDKGLPIAKALHPDTILAWAQNGEWLQHVHGAPLRLVVPGWAGNWWVKWIHKIEVMDQMPDCYHQTHYFVSGKSPDDPDKKMMTALGVKSVIIDPQEHYSPLPRGSHMVRGLAWSGEGEITGVEISLDGGQSWQDAHLEYSPDRWLWKRWSYLWEVDQPGDYAIMARARDETDRLQPQTEWNFLRKHFDGIVPTRVTIE, from the coding sequence ATGCCGAGGAAAGAGATCGAGGGCGAGTTCGTCCATGGCTGGCCCGATCGCAAGCGCCCACGGCCGCAGCTTTTCAAGGACGTCGAGGGACGCGTGGTGGGATCACGGGTGCCCATCCTGGAGCTCGAAGGACTGGTTGCGCCGACCGATACCACCTTCATCCAGGCCCAGGTTCAGATGCCCGAACCGGTGCATCCCGAGGACTACGAATTTTCGGTTTTCGGCGAGGTCGAGAACCCCGGCCAGTGGACGCTCGAAGACGTGCGCAGGCTGCCCGGACGCACTGTGCGCGCGGTCGTCGAATGTGCCGGCAACGATGCCGATTTCTTCGATTACCTGGCCGAGGGCAGCAACATGGCCAGGCCCTCGCTGGAGATCGACCCCGAGGACGAACGCCTGCACTGGCGCCTCGGCGGCCAGGAGCGCGGGCCCATGCCCGAGGCCGAGGAGTTGCTCTCGTCGATTCCCAGCACCTGCCTGGTCTATGGCGGCGAGTGGACCGGCGTGCCGCTCAGTGAACTGCTCGACCGCGTCGGCGTGAAATCCTCCGCCGTGGCCGTTCGCTTCGAGGGCTGGGACGAGGGCCGCCCCGATCCCATCATCATTTACCGTTCCGCCGGCCGCACCGACTTCGAGACCTTCGATCCCGGCGTCATCAACTTCGACAAGGGCCTGCCCATCGCCAAGGCGCTGCATCCCGACACCATCCTGGCCTGGGCCCAGAACGGCGAATGGCTGCAGCACGTGCACGGCGCCCCGCTCCGGCTGGTGGTGCCGGGCTGGGCCGGCAACTGGTGGGTCAAGTGGATCCACAAGATCGAAGTCATGGACCAAATGCCGGACTGCTACCACCAGACCCACTATTTCGTTTCCGGCAAGTCGCCCGATGATCCCGACAAGAAGATGATGACGGCGCTGGGCGTCAAAAGCGTCATCATCGATCCCCAGGAGCACTATTCGCCACTGCCTCGCGGCAGCCACATGGTGCGCGGCCTGGCCTGGAGCGGCGAGGGCGAGATCACGGGCGTCGAGATAAGCCTCGACGGCGGCCAGAGCTGGCAGGACGCACATCTCGAATATTCGCCCGACCGCTGGCTCTGGAAGCGCTGGTCCTATCTCTGGGAGGTCGACCAGCCGGGCGACTACGCCATCATGGCCCGGGCCCGCGACGAGACCGATCGGCTGCAGCCGCAGACCGAATGGAACTTTCTGCGCAAGCACTTCGACGGTATCGTGCCCACTCGGGTGACCATCGAATAG
- a CDS encoding ABC transporter ATP-binding protein, giving the protein MSSVKFVRVSKSYGPVQALQSLDLDIEEGEFLTLLGPSGCGKTTTLRLIAGFITPSAGDIYLGEAEITHLPPQKRDVGMVFQDYALFPHMTIFDNIAFGLTERGVDKATIAKRVAELLDLVRLPEVAERYPAQMSGGQQQRIAVARAVAYTPKVLLMDEPLGALDLKLRESMQIELRRIQQELGITAVYVTHDQSEAMSMSDRIAVMNLGLLEQVGSAKQIYDNPATQFVADFVGQINFLPAEILGSEGDFVAVQVLGQRLQVPLSPETPTSGNAQLAIRPERLHIEASGSAGEGRQGLGGSVRDIQFAGNLLRIFIAVGDDHDLVIESRPKEVSAEIGANVVVSWDLGDARLLAG; this is encoded by the coding sequence ATGTCGAGTGTAAAATTCGTACGGGTCAGCAAGTCCTATGGTCCCGTCCAGGCGCTGCAATCTCTGGATCTCGATATCGAGGAGGGTGAGTTTCTCACCCTCCTCGGTCCCTCGGGCTGCGGCAAGACCACGACGCTGCGCCTGATCGCCGGCTTCATCACGCCGAGCGCCGGTGACATCTATCTCGGCGAGGCCGAGATCACCCATCTACCACCGCAAAAGCGCGACGTGGGCATGGTTTTCCAGGACTATGCCCTGTTTCCCCATATGACCATTTTCGACAACATCGCCTTCGGCCTGACCGAACGCGGCGTCGACAAGGCGACCATAGCCAAACGCGTGGCCGAGCTCTTGGACCTGGTGCGGCTGCCCGAAGTGGCCGAGCGCTATCCGGCCCAGATGAGCGGCGGCCAGCAACAGCGCATCGCCGTCGCCCGGGCCGTCGCCTACACGCCCAAAGTGCTGTTGATGGACGAGCCGCTGGGGGCGCTCGATCTCAAGCTGCGCGAGAGCATGCAGATAGAACTGCGCCGCATCCAGCAGGAGCTGGGCATCACGGCGGTCTACGTCACCCACGACCAGTCCGAGGCCATGAGCATGTCCGATCGCATCGCGGTCATGAACCTCGGCCTTTTGGAACAAGTCGGCTCGGCCAAGCAGATCTACGACAACCCGGCCACCCAGTTCGTCGCCGACTTCGTCGGCCAGATCAATTTCCTGCCGGCCGAGATCCTCGGCTCCGAGGGCGATTTCGTCGCCGTCCAGGTGCTGGGCCAGCGGCTACAGGTACCGCTCAGCCCCGAGACCCCGACCAGCGGCAACGCCCAGCTGGCGATCCGGCCCGAGCGGCTGCATATTGAGGCCTCCGGCAGCGCCGGCGAGGGCCGCCAGGGCCTTGGCGGCAGCGTCAGGGATATCCAATTCGCCGGCAATCTGCTGCGCATTTTCATCGCCGTCGGCGACGACCACGACCTCGTCATCGAAAGCCGGCCCAAGGAGGTCAGCGCCGAAATCGGCGCCAACGTCGTGGTTTCCTGGGATCTCGGCGACGCCCGCCTGCTCGCCGGCTGA
- a CDS encoding extracellular solute-binding protein produces MSTWTTTRLAQAALFTAAVTLAGGSVAAGSLDGANLRIGTWGGPWQKIQKELLVPKMEAMGAKVTFVSGSPPANMAKLIAARGGKAPMDLMEILDAIVPSMRDGGFLQPIDVSQIPNVKYLAKGKVDDLMVSHWTTQEGICYNEAKFKELGIPAPKTYADLNHPKLVGRLQIPDIVSGGGLSAVAGFALANGGGIDNPSPGIKAIAKLKALKFWKRGAEALTQLKSGDIYAAVIHAGWCVRAVNAGMPVAAAHPVLNSQYTGLVKQGLWGIIKGSKNAKAAHAYINLFLDTDFQRTFAKNRGVVPENLESVKDLASDATLKKIMILDPAQIARMYRPDFSTANISAWMDEWNRTVAR; encoded by the coding sequence ATGAGTACTTGGACCACGACCAGACTTGCGCAAGCGGCTCTTTTCACGGCCGCCGTGACATTGGCCGGCGGCAGCGTCGCCGCCGGATCGCTCGACGGCGCCAACCTCAGAATCGGCACCTGGGGCGGCCCCTGGCAGAAGATCCAGAAGGAACTGTTGGTGCCCAAGATGGAAGCCATGGGCGCCAAGGTGACCTTCGTCTCGGGCAGCCCGCCGGCCAACATGGCTAAGCTGATCGCGGCGCGCGGCGGCAAGGCGCCCATGGACTTGATGGAAATCCTCGACGCCATCGTGCCCAGCATGCGCGACGGCGGTTTCCTGCAACCCATCGACGTATCGCAGATCCCCAACGTCAAATACCTCGCCAAAGGCAAGGTCGATGACCTGATGGTCTCGCATTGGACCACCCAGGAGGGCATTTGCTACAACGAAGCCAAGTTCAAGGAGCTCGGCATTCCGGCACCCAAGACCTACGCCGACCTCAACCATCCCAAGCTGGTCGGCCGCTTGCAGATCCCCGACATCGTCTCGGGCGGCGGCCTCTCCGCGGTGGCCGGCTTCGCCTTGGCCAACGGCGGCGGTATCGACAACCCCAGCCCCGGCATCAAGGCCATCGCCAAGCTCAAGGCGTTGAAGTTCTGGAAGCGCGGTGCCGAGGCCTTGACCCAGCTCAAGTCGGGCGACATCTACGCCGCCGTCATCCACGCCGGCTGGTGCGTCCGCGCCGTCAATGCCGGCATGCCCGTAGCCGCGGCGCACCCGGTGCTCAACAGCCAGTACACAGGCCTCGTCAAGCAGGGCCTGTGGGGCATCATCAAGGGATCCAAGAACGCCAAGGCGGCGCACGCCTACATCAACCTGTTCCTCGATACCGACTTCCAACGCACCTTCGCCAAGAATCGCGGCGTGGTGCCGGAAAATCTCGAGTCGGTAAAGGACCTGGCCAGTGACGCCACACTGAAGAAGATCATGATCCTCGATCCGGCCCAGATCGCCAGGATGTATCGGCCCGACTTCAGCACGGCCAACATCAGTGCCTGGATGGACGAGTGGAACCGCACCGTCGCAAGATAG
- a CDS encoding ABC transporter permease translates to MTAPGSSADVLAPPLAPLSAKQKPWTRPGFIFARLLTVTWCGGVYLFLLAPLVVIAGASLHEGSAYAVMVFPPQEPTFKWYLEISEQLYDALALSLGLGVLTAVVSVLLGVPAALGLIRSNLPGKAFLSTFFRIPLQIPSIVIGISFLHLYYAIGRGTGWYPTGTFLGIAVGHFFHATPYVIGTTAAVLQRFDTGLEEAALSLGASRWRTFRCVTMPVIAPGIYAGALYSFMVSFGDVPISIFLTTPGFTTYPVELFFGMENDFDPSILASATLVIIFSLGVMLLVQRIVGLETLLASSDGR, encoded by the coding sequence ATGACGGCCCCGGGTTCGAGTGCCGATGTGCTGGCACCCCCCCTGGCGCCCCTCTCCGCCAAGCAAAAACCCTGGACCCGCCCCGGCTTCATCTTTGCCCGCCTGCTCACCGTGACCTGGTGCGGCGGCGTCTATCTCTTCCTGCTGGCACCGCTGGTGGTCATCGCCGGGGCCTCGCTGCACGAGGGCTCGGCCTACGCCGTGATGGTCTTCCCGCCGCAGGAACCGACTTTCAAGTGGTACCTGGAGATTTCCGAACAGCTCTACGACGCCCTGGCACTAAGCCTCGGCCTGGGTGTGTTGACGGCGGTGGTCTCGGTGCTGCTGGGCGTGCCCGCGGCGCTCGGCCTGATCCGCAGCAACCTGCCGGGCAAGGCCTTTCTTTCGACCTTCTTCCGCATCCCCTTGCAGATCCCCTCGATCGTCATCGGCATTTCGTTCTTGCACCTCTATTACGCCATCGGCCGGGGCACCGGCTGGTACCCGACGGGCACCTTCCTGGGCATCGCGGTGGGCCATTTCTTCCACGCCACGCCTTATGTCATCGGCACCACGGCGGCCGTGCTGCAACGCTTCGACACCGGCCTCGAGGAAGCCGCCCTCAGTCTCGGTGCCAGCCGCTGGCGCACTTTCCGCTGCGTCACCATGCCGGTCATCGCGCCGGGCATCTATGCCGGGGCGCTTTATTCCTTCATGGTTTCGTTCGGCGACGTGCCAATTTCCATCTTCCTCACCACGCCGGGCTTCACCACCTACCCGGTGGAGCTTTTCTTCGGCATGGAGAACGACTTCGATCCATCGATCCTGGCGTCGGCGACGCTGGTGATCATCTTCTCGCTCGGCGTCATGTTGCTGGTGCAACGCATCGTCGGCCTCGAGACCTTGCTCGCCTCAAGCGACGGCCGCTGA
- a CDS encoding ABC transporter permease: MRARWGLLLLPPFVVAFVLMAGSQFIFLKGSFYRDLGLGRIGETLEIANYLRFFSDTFYLRSLWLTVEVAGLATIFTLLMGYPVAYVIARMRSRLAMIMLAAIVSSTFITIVIKVFGLIIIFAADGWVNRFLLWSGLRDDPFTVIGNEAGVVVGLLHFSLGFGVLLLYSVVQTIPRSLEEAAQVLGASRIRMFWRVVLPLSLPGVTIGGLMIFNMCMGAFTSAALLGGGRVFTLPVLIQRTVIMEAKYSMGGTLAAVLLVAVILINLLSVIVFRRLRATRFVIT, translated from the coding sequence GTGAGGGCACGCTGGGGGCTTTTGCTGCTGCCGCCGTTCGTCGTGGCCTTCGTGCTCATGGCGGGTTCGCAGTTCATTTTCCTCAAGGGCAGCTTCTATCGCGACCTCGGACTGGGGCGCATCGGCGAGACCCTGGAGATCGCCAACTACCTGCGATTTTTCTCCGACACCTTTTATCTGCGATCGCTCTGGCTGACCGTCGAGGTAGCCGGGCTGGCCACCATCTTCACCCTCTTGATGGGCTATCCGGTGGCCTATGTCATCGCCCGCATGCGCTCGCGCCTGGCCATGATCATGCTGGCGGCGATCGTTTCCTCGACCTTCATCACCATCGTCATCAAGGTCTTCGGCCTGATCATCATCTTTGCCGCCGACGGCTGGGTGAACCGCTTTTTGTTGTGGAGTGGCCTTCGCGACGACCCCTTCACCGTCATCGGCAACGAAGCCGGCGTGGTGGTCGGGCTGTTGCACTTCTCGCTGGGCTTCGGCGTGCTGCTGCTCTACTCCGTGGTGCAGACCATCCCGCGCTCGCTGGAAGAGGCGGCGCAGGTACTGGGGGCCAGCCGCATCCGCATGTTCTGGCGCGTCGTGCTGCCACTCAGCCTGCCCGGCGTCACCATCGGCGGCCTGATGATCTTCAACATGTGCATGGGGGCCTTCACCTCGGCCGCGCTGTTGGGCGGCGGCCGCGTTTTCACGCTGCCGGTGCTAATCCAGCGCACCGTCATCATGGAGGCCAAATATTCCATGGGCGGCACCCTGGCGGCGGTGCTGTTGGTCGCCGTCATTCTTATCAACCTGTTGTCCGTGATCGTCTTCCGGCGCTTGCGGGCGACGCGGTTCGTGATCACATGA